From one Leptospira stimsonii genomic stretch:
- the tsaE gene encoding tRNA (adenosine(37)-N6)-threonylcarbamoyltransferase complex ATPase subunit type 1 TsaE: MKLEFQKLKLEELDKPAYLLASLIEISLKQNLFPVLLMTGSMGAGKTTFTSKLVRKISPTANVNSPTYTLINQYPIPDREDSFYHFDLHRLKSPQDLDDLGFEEIWGKSGVSIIEWWKIAEEDLRDLPLKIEIDLQTISENERTITFKSDDMLSYPKLYEIWKKMEGNPA, translated from the coding sequence TTGAAACTCGAATTTCAGAAACTGAAACTGGAAGAATTAGACAAACCGGCTTATCTCCTTGCCTCCCTTATCGAAATCTCTTTGAAACAAAATTTATTTCCGGTTCTCCTAATGACCGGTTCTATGGGAGCCGGAAAGACAACGTTCACTTCAAAATTGGTAAGAAAAATTTCTCCGACGGCTAACGTAAATTCGCCGACTTACACTTTGATCAATCAATATCCGATTCCGGATCGAGAAGATTCTTTTTACCACTTTGATCTACACAGATTGAAAAGTCCGCAGGATCTGGATGATCTCGGGTTTGAAGAAATTTGGGGAAAAAGCGGTGTTTCCATCATCGAATGGTGGAAAATTGCCGAAGAGGATCTTCGTGATTTACCTCTGAAGATTGAAATCGATCTGCAGACAATTTCCGAAAATGAAAGAACAATTACATTCAAAAGTGATGATATGCTATCTTATCCGAAAT
- a CDS encoding Hsp33 family molecular chaperone HslO, producing MHNQDSLIYGILPDVHFRYSATEISYSVTAASNLHNLDDSNTELLARAMIGAFFLADQVKEDTKVSLQIQFNEDSPIHSVLAYSDRKGRMKAVLRARPEEDIEPGQLMEDYSGIMKVFRWKDGACIYQSVVPYQNRSFEENFQNYLNSSEQITCFVTIMIQKIGFHWDVRGILLQSLPEAKEEHIQKIASLSDEINENVSEFLGKDIYNCLNKIGEVTRSAVQILEEGQPEFRCDCSEDKIRELIQTLGKEEAMNILEEVGMIEVTCEFCTSVYRFEKERVNELF from the coding sequence ATGCACAACCAGGACTCACTGATATACGGAATTTTGCCGGATGTTCACTTCCGATATTCCGCTACGGAAATTTCATATTCTGTAACCGCGGCCTCCAATTTACATAATTTAGATGATTCCAATACGGAGCTTTTGGCGAGAGCTATGATCGGGGCATTCTTCCTCGCAGATCAAGTAAAAGAAGACACAAAGGTAAGCTTGCAGATTCAGTTTAACGAAGATTCTCCCATTCACTCGGTTCTTGCCTACAGTGATCGTAAAGGAAGAATGAAAGCGGTTTTAAGAGCCCGACCTGAAGAAGACATCGAACCCGGACAACTTATGGAAGACTATTCCGGAATCATGAAAGTCTTTCGTTGGAAAGATGGTGCTTGCATTTATCAGTCCGTGGTCCCGTATCAAAATCGGAGTTTTGAAGAAAATTTTCAAAACTATCTGAATAGCTCCGAACAGATTACCTGCTTTGTAACCATAATGATTCAAAAGATCGGCTTTCACTGGGACGTAAGGGGAATCTTACTTCAATCTCTTCCGGAAGCAAAAGAAGAACATATTCAGAAAATTGCAAGTCTCTCGGATGAGATCAATGAGAATGTGAGCGAATTCTTGGGGAAAGATATATACAATTGTTTAAATAAAATCGGGGAAGTGACTCGTTCGGCCGTTCAAATCTTAGAGGAAGGTCAGCCTGAGTTTCGTTGCGATTGTTCCGAAGATAAAATTCGGGAATTGATTCAGACCCTCGGTAAAGAAGAAGCAATGAATATATTGGAAGAAGTCGGTATGATAGAGGTCACGTGCGAATTTTGTACTTCCGTCTATCGTTTTGAAAAAGAAAGGGTGAACGAATTATTTTGA
- a CDS encoding beta-galactosidase produces the protein MIFGADYYPEQWTQKDWEEDIRIMKEMGISSVRLAEFGWALMEPREGKYDFSFFDKILNLIQKNGMTAILGTPTATFPPWLAKKFPDIIQERDGIKRTIGTRRQACFSSPNYRKASQKIVTAMAKHFGNHPAVIGWQIDNEIGHEGSDIDHSEISLKAFRVWLKNKYKTIQKLNETWGNVFWGVLYNSFEEIPIPGAHISSNFHPSMIQDFYRFHSDTILDFVKLQAQILRKFSVGRPLTTNLYPSPFLPIVDMAELATYLDYISWDNYPTWGEQEEPFPHPFIAAMQQYNRGLKNLPFTVMEQISGFQGHDLLGYLPAPGQTKLWMKHSIAHGSNAIYFFRYRTARFGQEQLCYGILDHDKNKTERYFELQKGIEEIGEYADDFVEELFPADVAVVHDIENARNWKHQPISTGLKYSPVPWAQLGYDVEMATWFSGMNVLNVNTHFRPASKIDFKDYKIIILPMYTMVNDSVFQKLESFVKEGGTLVLGYRTGAKDLNGWMYDSQIPGPFAEMAGVRVRKFEAVGNQKVKFKFRFFPGTCSKICEILEPTTADVWARYTDKRKFYKGQPIITANSYHKGRVIYVGASLEPLSFMLLYRRILREAKIPFTFYGPTVEKLNRTGRNQNYEIYINHSGKKNLAGLKILNPYEVRIIPKKR, from the coding sequence ATGATATTCGGTGCAGACTATTACCCTGAGCAATGGACGCAAAAAGATTGGGAAGAAGACATTCGAATCATGAAGGAGATGGGTATTTCTTCGGTCCGTCTCGCCGAATTCGGCTGGGCACTTATGGAACCGAGAGAAGGAAAATACGACTTCTCCTTTTTTGACAAAATCTTAAATCTCATTCAAAAGAACGGTATGACTGCGATCTTAGGGACTCCGACCGCAACGTTCCCACCATGGTTGGCAAAAAAATTTCCAGACATAATTCAGGAAAGAGACGGAATCAAACGGACGATCGGAACAAGAAGGCAGGCCTGTTTCTCATCTCCGAACTATAGAAAGGCGTCCCAAAAAATCGTTACCGCTATGGCCAAACATTTTGGGAACCACCCCGCCGTGATCGGTTGGCAAATCGACAATGAAATCGGTCACGAAGGTTCGGATATCGATCATTCGGAAATCTCTTTGAAAGCGTTCCGTGTTTGGTTGAAGAATAAATACAAGACGATTCAAAAACTGAATGAAACTTGGGGGAACGTTTTCTGGGGAGTCTTATACAATTCATTCGAAGAGATTCCGATTCCAGGCGCTCATATTTCTAGTAACTTCCATCCTTCCATGATCCAGGACTTCTATCGATTTCATTCCGATACGATCCTTGATTTCGTAAAACTCCAAGCACAGATTCTAAGAAAATTTTCAGTTGGAAGGCCTCTTACAACAAATCTTTATCCATCCCCTTTTCTTCCCATCGTCGATATGGCAGAACTTGCAACATACCTGGATTATATTTCTTGGGATAATTATCCCACTTGGGGAGAACAAGAAGAACCGTTCCCACATCCTTTTATCGCGGCGATGCAACAGTACAATCGGGGTTTGAAGAATCTTCCATTCACCGTTATGGAACAAATATCCGGCTTCCAAGGACACGATCTTTTAGGATATCTTCCCGCTCCGGGACAAACAAAACTCTGGATGAAACATTCCATCGCTCACGGCTCGAACGCGATTTATTTTTTTCGCTACCGCACCGCGCGCTTCGGACAGGAACAACTCTGTTACGGAATTTTGGATCACGATAAGAATAAAACGGAACGGTACTTCGAACTACAAAAAGGAATCGAAGAAATCGGTGAATACGCGGATGACTTCGTGGAAGAATTATTCCCAGCTGATGTTGCCGTCGTGCATGACATTGAGAACGCTCGAAATTGGAAACATCAACCGATTTCAACAGGACTAAAGTATTCACCGGTTCCTTGGGCTCAACTTGGCTATGACGTCGAAATGGCGACTTGGTTTTCCGGGATGAACGTTCTCAACGTAAACACCCACTTTCGCCCCGCCTCCAAAATCGACTTCAAAGATTATAAGATCATCATACTTCCGATGTACACGATGGTAAACGATTCCGTCTTTCAAAAATTGGAAAGCTTCGTAAAGGAAGGGGGTACTCTCGTTTTAGGATATAGAACAGGCGCAAAAGATTTGAACGGCTGGATGTACGATTCTCAAATTCCCGGACCTTTTGCGGAAATGGCCGGAGTAAGAGTAAGAAAATTCGAAGCGGTCGGAAATCAAAAAGTGAAGTTTAAGTTTCGCTTTTTTCCGGGAACTTGTTCCAAGATTTGCGAAATCTTAGAGCCAACGACCGCTGACGTATGGGCCCGTTATACCGATAAGAGAAAATTCTATAAGGGGCAACCTATAATTACCGCCAATTCTTATCATAAAGGAAGAGTAATTTACGTCGGTGCTTCGTTAGAACCATTGAGTTTTATGCTTCTCTATCGTCGAATTTTAAGAGAGGCGAAAATTCCGTTTACTTTTTACGGTCCTACCGTTGAAAAATTAAACCGAACTGGAAGAAATCAAAATTACGAAATTTATATCAATCATTCCGGCAAAAAGAATTTGGCTGGTCTGAAAATCCTGAATCCCTATGAAGTCAGAATCATACCAAAGAAAAGATGA
- a CDS encoding LIC_10030 family protein, whose translation MELNQVEELNRILASVSGSNRHHEIFVDNLHTPFLQFEDSYILPPTSVYGVEFSAAKEFLIQIEQLIPELIAGCHVLPEAKPKKNSNQLFLVKPLPYSKENEDKKFIFVVSFILSYLGGAPSSMFVKQPAQGKTASVRTQKIYFLARILPLENLEHKDGQIVDFVTRQYKETEFMVDVDTIPAFNKIQHTYSELFDDVDYSKQITAIHTLLNITKEVWQPGKVFEPIDVEFQSISSRFLESSQERIFSQFQNIRHLIDLLLSPESMTIDSVIQEPLHIWLRSIGTERDVTSSGNMLWKILKRK comes from the coding sequence TTGGAGCTAAATCAAGTCGAGGAACTGAATCGTATCCTCGCCTCCGTTTCCGGAAGCAATCGTCATCACGAAATATTCGTGGACAACTTGCATACGCCGTTCTTGCAATTCGAAGACAGTTATATTCTTCCTCCTACTTCGGTTTACGGAGTCGAATTCTCAGCGGCAAAAGAGTTCCTTATCCAGATAGAACAACTCATTCCGGAATTGATCGCAGGTTGTCATGTTCTCCCAGAAGCGAAACCAAAGAAGAATTCGAATCAGTTGTTCCTAGTTAAGCCTCTCCCATATTCAAAGGAGAATGAAGACAAAAAATTTATCTTTGTTGTGAGTTTCATTCTTTCCTATCTCGGCGGTGCACCTTCCTCGATGTTCGTAAAACAACCCGCGCAGGGAAAAACCGCTTCCGTTCGGACTCAAAAAATTTATTTCTTAGCGCGAATTCTCCCTTTGGAGAATTTAGAGCACAAGGACGGACAGATCGTCGATTTCGTAACACGACAATATAAAGAGACAGAATTTATGGTGGACGTCGATACAATTCCCGCCTTCAATAAGATCCAACATACTTATTCGGAACTTTTCGACGACGTAGATTATTCGAAACAAATCACTGCAATTCATACACTTCTAAATATAACAAAGGAAGTCTGGCAACCTGGAAAGGTCTTTGAGCCGATCGACGTTGAATTTCAATCTATCAGCTCGCGGTTTCTGGAGAGTTCTCAAGAAAGAATTTTTAGCCAATTTCAGAACATACGGCATTTGATTGATCTTTTATTGTCACCGGAAAGCATGACTATAGATTCAGTAATACAGGAACCTTTGCATATTTGGCTTCGTTCTATTGGAACGGAACGGGACGTAACTTCCTCCGGTAATATGCTTTGGAAAATCCTAAAACGAAAGTAA
- a CDS encoding inositol monophosphatase family protein has product MDQPLAPPIDFPLEEVKRRIKSVQSVSGIFIESALKLQKDLKAFAFSTEAEEKDQIHKADEMMGKFIVEYLRQNFPSDSILSEDNYRYEGNNSFRWVLDPIDGSMNFVRGIPLYCVSIGLEHRESPVAGVVFVPGLNTKYSAILSQGAFKNGLRIDVSNTESLARAMLVPSFPTNRKEILNEVISDITAFISCGRSMRRTGSFVLDSCWVAEGLLDGIWEKGVKLWDTVASSVILTEAGGKVTDFGGKRFLSGNSEVVVSNGRIHSQIVDIMRNVRDSIGRN; this is encoded by the coding sequence ATGGACCAACCACTTGCCCCTCCCATTGACTTTCCATTAGAGGAAGTCAAACGCAGGATCAAATCCGTTCAATCTGTATCCGGAATTTTTATCGAGTCCGCGCTGAAACTTCAGAAGGATCTAAAGGCATTCGCTTTTTCAACGGAAGCGGAGGAAAAGGATCAAATTCACAAGGCCGACGAGATGATGGGAAAATTCATTGTTGAATATCTCAGACAAAACTTTCCTTCCGATTCTATTCTCTCCGAAGACAATTACAGATACGAAGGGAACAATTCCTTTCGTTGGGTTTTAGATCCGATCGACGGGTCAATGAACTTCGTCCGAGGAATTCCTTTGTATTGTGTTTCAATCGGATTAGAACATAGAGAGTCGCCGGTTGCCGGTGTGGTTTTTGTCCCGGGGTTGAATACGAAATATTCCGCCATCCTTTCTCAAGGCGCTTTTAAAAACGGACTTCGAATCGACGTCTCGAATACAGAATCTCTTGCTCGTGCAATGCTCGTACCGAGTTTCCCCACAAACAGAAAAGAAATATTAAACGAAGTGATCTCGGACATCACAGCGTTTATCAGCTGTGGTCGATCGATGAGAAGAACCGGATCTTTTGTCCTCGATTCTTGTTGGGTAGCTGAAGGTTTGTTAGATGGAATCTGGGAAAAAGGCGTTAAACTCTGGGACACAGTCGCAAGTTCTGTAATTCTTACGGAGGCTGGTGGAAAGGTAACCGACTTCGGTGGAAAAAGATTCTTATCCGGAAATTCGGAAGTCGTCGTATCAAATGGAAGAATTCATTCTCAGATTGTGGATATCATGAGAAACGTAAGGGATTCTATCGGTAGGAACTAA
- a CDS encoding c-type cytochrome → MGRIRIRGGIFRLLFFFVTATLVLANCKEENLTPEQKLLSQGKGLYVANCSACHNQNPALDGAVGPAVKGSHFELLKARIVSGTYPPGYTPKRPSQLMTRLPLNDEQIRSIEAYLNAP, encoded by the coding sequence ATGGGAAGAATAAGAATTCGAGGCGGAATTTTCCGCCTCCTGTTTTTCTTCGTAACTGCGACTTTGGTCCTTGCGAACTGTAAGGAAGAGAATCTGACTCCGGAACAAAAGTTACTGAGTCAAGGAAAAGGTTTGTATGTGGCGAATTGTTCGGCCTGTCACAATCAAAATCCTGCGCTAGATGGTGCGGTCGGACCGGCGGTCAAGGGCTCTCATTTTGAACTCTTAAAGGCAAGAATTGTGAGTGGAACGTATCCGCCAGGATATACGCCGAAACGTCCGAGCCAGTTGATGACTCGTCTTCCACTCAATGACGAGCAGATTCGTAGTATCGAAGCGTATCTAAACGCTCCATAA
- a CDS encoding urate hydroxylase PuuD, with translation MEEIALFTNQGLYFIFKWIHFLAGVAWIGLLWYINFVQGSFFAETDADTKKKATQQLVPRVLWWFRWGAMFTFLSGWTMIGISLYNGTTLSSGQWLAIILGGGLLGSLMWFNVWFVIWPAQKVVIAAAKGETAENPAPRAARGLLASRTNTLLSIPMLFLMGAARNLTVSVDVTSSEAHTFLGVILVLLALVETNALTATPESATFKPIKTVKGVITSGFVLTLVIYILLEVLL, from the coding sequence ATGGAAGAGATTGCTCTTTTTACAAATCAAGGTTTGTATTTCATCTTCAAGTGGATACATTTCCTCGCAGGCGTTGCCTGGATCGGCCTACTTTGGTACATTAACTTCGTACAAGGATCTTTCTTCGCTGAGACGGATGCGGATACGAAGAAAAAAGCGACTCAACAACTGGTTCCGCGAGTACTATGGTGGTTCCGTTGGGGCGCCATGTTCACGTTCTTAAGCGGTTGGACGATGATCGGTATTTCTCTTTATAATGGAACGACTCTATCTTCCGGTCAATGGCTCGCGATCATTCTTGGCGGCGGTCTTTTAGGTTCTCTAATGTGGTTTAATGTTTGGTTTGTGATTTGGCCTGCTCAAAAAGTTGTGATTGCGGCCGCAAAAGGTGAAACTGCAGAGAATCCAGCTCCGAGAGCCGCGAGAGGTCTTCTCGCTTCTAGAACGAACACCTTGTTGTCCATTCCTATGTTATTTCTCATGGGCGCGGCGAGAAACTTAACGGTTTCCGTGGACGTTACAAGTTCGGAAGCCCATACGTTTTTGGGAGTGATTCTGGTTCTTCTCGCATTGGTTGAAACCAACGCGTTAACCGCAACACCGGAGAGCGCTACTTTTAAGCCGATTAAAACCGTAAAAGGTGTAATTACGTCCGGGTTTGTTTTGACCTTAGTCATTTACATTCTTCTTGAGGTCCTTCTCTAA
- a CDS encoding LIC10025 family lipoprotein: MKLFVNKESNRPILLCLFVLFLTFNCVQKKPNQAGYWKEYFSYQKTLSNEYPTGGIRNALYGNLTSADESFLQEKEGILSIDFYLRRTDRGFQSVLTTEKVPENSPYKIHVDYFPSSFKDQKTYRMKRRTESILPAFSYLEFFAHVDQLQNFFRSEADLSSKFSKISIAHRYLCSVSHCDLGRSENYSWLMYELNESTGVKFPEFYKKMLKLLNQVSYRITIFKSGDFLNGIELYNEKNKTFLKIPDTPTGYWLKPETLHVRVSFFIQAYGLKIDIRSLGYKLRFYSSKNYEKVTGDFSKLPEKKISGRFLQIFPPGVVNWFIPGDIEEYFDNFFTLLVHGSEGNGGNRFESESTRIGNKVKVTLRSEAEIFRERFKLFQSTNEKDDTPPFFEELERILIEDLQKFPDTGSSS, encoded by the coding sequence TCGTAAACAAAGAAAGTAATCGGCCAATTCTACTTTGCCTCTTCGTTCTATTCTTAACTTTTAATTGTGTACAAAAAAAGCCGAATCAAGCCGGTTATTGGAAAGAATACTTTTCTTATCAGAAAACACTTTCGAATGAATATCCAACCGGCGGAATTAGAAACGCTCTCTACGGAAATCTAACCTCAGCCGATGAATCCTTTTTACAGGAAAAGGAAGGAATTCTTTCCATCGATTTCTATCTTCGTCGAACCGATCGTGGTTTTCAATCCGTCTTAACTACGGAGAAAGTTCCGGAAAATTCTCCGTATAAAATTCACGTCGATTATTTTCCCTCCTCTTTTAAGGATCAAAAAACGTATCGAATGAAAAGGAGAACCGAATCGATTCTTCCTGCGTTTAGTTATTTGGAATTTTTTGCGCACGTAGATCAGTTGCAAAATTTCTTTCGCTCTGAAGCCGATCTTTCTTCAAAATTTTCAAAAATTTCAATCGCACATCGTTATCTTTGTTCGGTCTCGCATTGCGATCTTGGACGTTCTGAAAATTATTCTTGGCTGATGTACGAACTGAATGAATCGACAGGGGTTAAGTTCCCCGAGTTTTATAAGAAAATGCTTAAGCTCCTCAATCAAGTTTCTTATAGAATTACGATTTTTAAGTCTGGAGATTTTTTAAACGGAATTGAACTCTATAACGAGAAGAACAAAACGTTCCTAAAAATTCCCGATACACCGACTGGCTATTGGCTTAAGCCTGAAACGTTGCATGTTCGGGTCTCTTTTTTCATTCAAGCGTACGGATTAAAAATCGATATTAGAAGTTTAGGATATAAGCTTCGTTTTTACTCTTCCAAAAATTACGAGAAGGTAACGGGCGATTTTTCGAAACTTCCCGAGAAAAAAATTAGCGGTCGCTTTTTGCAAATCTTTCCTCCCGGAGTCGTGAACTGGTTTATTCCAGGGGATATTGAAGAATATTTTGATAATTTTTTCACATTGCTTGTACACGGTTCCGAGGGAAACGGAGGCAATCGATTTGAATCGGAATCAACGCGTATCGGAAATAAAGTGAAGGTAACACTCCGATCGGAGGCCGAAATTTTTCGAGAACGTTTTAAACTATTTCAATCTACGAATGAAAAGGACGACACACCTCCTTTTTTTGAAGAGCTTGAACGAATTCTAATCGAAGATCTTCAAAAATTTCCGGACACAGGCTCATCCTCTTAG